Proteins encoded within one genomic window of Candidatus Thermoplasmatota archaeon:
- a CDS encoding transposase: MPVNGVVSSLESYLRVDQDFPRHSRRTCSICGGIQDSRMGTEFVCGCGWHLDRHINASLNLLQTAVSNGMAGGLRFDPGAFQHDVMMILYEPAMAARSEPNGTSC; encoded by the coding sequence ATGCCAGTCAATGGTGTCGTGTCAAGCCTGGAGTCGTACCTTCGAGTCGACCAAGACTTTCCCAGGCACAGCCGCAGAACGTGCTCGATATGTGGGGGGATACAAGATTCCCGAATGGGCACGGAGTTCGTGTGTGGGTGCGGATGGCACCTAGATAGGCACATCAATGCCAGCCTGAACCTGCTGCAGACAGCCGTCTCCAACGGGATGGCAGGGGGTCTACGGTTCGACCCCGGCGCGTTCCAGCATGACGTGATGATGATCCTATACGAGCCAGCGATGGCCGCACGGTCGGAGCCGAATGGAACGAGTTGCAT